From the genome of Epinephelus moara isolate mb chromosome 10, YSFRI_EMoa_1.0, whole genome shotgun sequence, one region includes:
- the tmem44 gene encoding transmembrane protein 44, translating into MLRLLRRRREVEGRRREVEDGAVANGNRLVYERCTFWGENPGGTSSFLYSLLGNMCSTVGAILSRQLQIQVLLGAFAAALDAVTFMSCCCHVLLCWNSKAERRLRMRRGRRRQHLLAICVLMVVAGGFLKSKVAQQPADRPLIGRRLQHFTLQDNTEILGYILGLLSFVIACTSRFPALCRAYRGQMLTWAYVISGLLCSLAGALYAAAILLYDTQFGFLLRVMPWLLSAICCIALDLLILVIHLCKRGTRQQLTSLSPDTESLLGGSGTEDNAVMKRQRKQQVQSSSAQTKVQKMTEMGRYMDVSAQPARKIFLKEVMLSKEKTEDRPLNRVMRVIRVNSFCSSDTSCESSPASSDLEWDFEEASAGWSDPKAKQQKRDEFPPQEVPANPRPFNMCTCVMFRPPQKALSCTKEGETITAASLAE; encoded by the exons atgcttcgtctgttgaggaggagaagggaggtagaaggtcgaagaagggaggtagaagacggtgctgtggcgaatggaaaccg GCTCGTGTACGAGAGGTGCACATTTTGGGGAGAGAATCCGGGAGGAACCTCCAGTTTCCTCTACAGCCTCCTCGGTAACATGTGCAGCACAGTTGGAGCCATTCTTTCCAGACAGCTGCAAATTCAA GTTCTGTTGGGTGCTTTTGCTGCTGCCCTGGATGCTGTCACTTTCATGTCATGCTGCTGCCATGTGCTGCTGTGCTGGAACTCAAAGGCAG AAAGGAggctgaggatgaggagggggcGGAGGAGACAGCACCTCCTTGCAATATGTGTACTGATGGTGGTTGCAGGAGGGTTTCTGAAGTCAAAGGTGGCCCAACAACCAGCGGACAGGCCTCTCATTGGGAGGAGGCTGCAGCATTTCACTCTTCAA GACAACACTGAAATCCTGGGTTACATACTTGGCCTGCTGTCCTTTGTCATCGCCTGCACCTCCAGGTTCCCTGCACTCTGCAGAGCA TATAGAGGACAGATGTTGACCTGGGCCTACGTGATCTCTGGACTGCTGTGCTCACTGGCTGGTGCCCTCTATGCTGCTGCCATACTCCTCTACGACACTCAGTTTGGGTTTCTTTTAAGAGTCATGCCGTGGTTGCTGTCAGCAATATGCTGCATCGCCCTGGACCTTCTT ATTCTTGTCATTCATTTGTGCAAGAGAGGAACAAGACAGCAGCTCACCAGTTTATCTCCAGACACAGAGAGCCTTTTAGGTGGCTCAGGCACTGAGGATAACGCTGTCATgaagagacagaggaaacagcaaGTTCAGTCAAGTTCAGCACAAACAAAA GTCCAGAAGATGACAGAGATGGGACGCTACATGGACGTCAGTGCTCAACCTGCAAGAAAA ATATTTCTTAAGGAGGTGATGCTGTCCAAGGAGAAAACGGAGGACCGGCCTCTCAACAGGGTGATGCGAGTGATCAGAGTCAACAGTTTCTGCTCCTCAGATACGTCCTGTGAATCTTCGCCGGCGAGCTCTGATCTGGAG TGGGATTTTGAAGAGGCAAGTGCAGGGTGGAGTGACCCgaaagcaaagcaacagaaGAGGGACGAGTTTCCACCTCAAGAAGTGCCAGCAAACCCAAGACCCTTCAACATGTGCACCTGTGTCATGTTCAGACCCCCACAGAAAGCTCTGTCATGCACCAAAGAGGGTGAGACCATCACTGCGGCAAGTCTGGCAGAATGA